One window from the genome of Verrucomicrobiia bacterium encodes:
- a CDS encoding ferritin-like domain-containing protein translates to MKTLENLLLDELADMYDAEHRLVKALPKMVEAATHEELKAAFQAHLTETEGHVQKVEQVFQIFGKEARQAKCEATVGLLKEADEIASDNEDSPTINAALICAAQKVEHYEIASYGCLRTWAEELGNAKAARLLGEILGQEKAADEDLTLLAIKTCNSAAEGEAKTGTKARTRTS, encoded by the coding sequence ATGAAAACACTCGAAAACCTGCTTCTCGATGAACTGGCGGACATGTATGACGCCGAACATCGCCTTGTCAAAGCCTTGCCGAAGATGGTGGAGGCGGCAACTCACGAGGAACTCAAAGCCGCCTTCCAGGCGCACCTCACCGAAACCGAAGGGCACGTCCAAAAAGTAGAGCAGGTGTTCCAGATCTTCGGCAAGGAAGCCAGGCAGGCGAAATGCGAGGCGACCGTCGGCCTTTTGAAGGAGGCCGACGAGATCGCCTCGGACAACGAGGATTCGCCCACGATTAACGCCGCCCTGATCTGCGCCGCCCAGAAAGTGGAGCACTACGAGATTGCCTCCTATGGCTGCCTTCGCACTTGGGCAGAAGAGCTGGGTAACGCAAAGGCTGCGAGGCTCCTCGGGGAAATCCTCGGCCAGGAGAAAGCCGCCGATGAGGACCTGACGTTGCTTGCAATCAAGACCTGCAATTCAGCCGCCGAGGGCGAGGCAAAGACGGGAACGAAGGCGAGGACGAGGACGTCGTGA
- a CDS encoding BON domain-containing protein, with protein MAHPLQDVFLDCTVCQADAPHQRLSTKVTNKPLMNTLRILSPAIAGTILALPLLAEDHKPDQSAPPRANVPAHVVSGAMKSNLPLGPVTRVSDVIGLEVRNLQDEKLGKVSDLALDVASGHIVEVIVSTGGVLGVGATLIGVPPAAFHYDHTTRVLHLDRTKESLKSLPEFDLTQWEANFQPANVVEVYREYGVTPYFDADAVAADNTGLNRRDRDRTTLTPEDQGTSTTDIAITTRIRRAVLDRDELSINARNVKIITRNGRVTLRGPVNSDAEARAIVEIAESVVEPSSVNNQLEVVRDAIRD; from the coding sequence ATGGCACATCCGCTGCAAGATGTGTTCTTGGATTGCACGGTGTGTCAGGCGGACGCCCCGCACCAGCGTCTCTCAACAAAAGTTACGAATAAACCTCTTATGAATACTCTTCGAATACTGTCCCCGGCAATTGCCGGTACCATTCTCGCGCTGCCCCTGCTGGCGGAGGATCACAAACCAGATCAATCAGCACCCCCGCGCGCCAACGTCCCTGCCCACGTTGTCTCCGGAGCAATGAAGTCGAATCTGCCGCTGGGCCCCGTGACCAGGGTCAGCGATGTCATCGGCCTCGAGGTCCGGAACCTTCAGGATGAGAAGCTGGGCAAGGTGAGCGATCTGGCGTTGGACGTGGCTTCCGGGCACATCGTCGAAGTGATCGTCTCGACCGGGGGTGTGTTGGGCGTGGGCGCGACCCTGATCGGAGTTCCCCCGGCGGCTTTTCACTACGATCACACGACCAGAGTGCTTCATCTCGATCGCACCAAGGAGTCCCTCAAGAGCCTGCCAGAGTTCGATCTCACCCAGTGGGAGGCAAATTTTCAGCCGGCCAACGTTGTTGAAGTGTACCGGGAATATGGCGTGACGCCATACTTTGATGCCGACGCTGTGGCGGCCGACAACACCGGGCTCAACCGCCGCGATCGGGACCGCACTACGCTAACTCCGGAGGACCAGGGCACAAGCACCACTGACATCGCAATCACCACCCGGATCCGGAGGGCGGTGCTGGACCGTGACGAGCTTTCGATTAATGCCAGAAACGTCAAGATTATCACTCGAAACGGTCGCGTCACCCTCCGCGGGCCGGTCAACTCCGACGCCGAAGCGCGTGCCATCGTCGAGATCGCCGAAAGCGTGGTTGAACCGTCATCCGTGAACAACCAACTCGAAGTTGTGCGCGACGCCATCCGCGACTGA